A single genomic interval of Tsukamurella paurometabola harbors:
- a CDS encoding TlpA disulfide reductase family protein produces MIAVLVVAMLLGGCVQLSDRARDGGIIAPDGKARHFYPPERRSVVGELSGRSVTDPGATLRLSDYAGKVVVINVWGSWCAPCRLEAPALEKVYTARKSKGVQFLGIDVRETAGDDAARDFIRSHGLTYPSIYDPPGKTLLALGEQYPTTVVPMTFVLDRQHRVAAAYLTTIDEKTLTDAVDRVAGEG; encoded by the coding sequence GTGATCGCGGTGCTTGTGGTCGCGATGCTGCTCGGCGGGTGCGTTCAGCTCAGCGACCGGGCACGCGATGGCGGGATCATCGCTCCGGATGGCAAGGCCAGGCACTTCTACCCGCCCGAGCGGCGCAGCGTCGTCGGTGAGCTGTCCGGACGTAGTGTCACTGATCCCGGGGCCACGCTGCGACTGTCGGACTACGCCGGAAAGGTCGTGGTGATCAACGTCTGGGGCTCCTGGTGCGCCCCCTGTCGTCTCGAGGCTCCTGCTCTGGAAAAGGTGTACACGGCGCGCAAGTCCAAGGGTGTGCAGTTTCTCGGTATCGACGTTCGTGAAACCGCCGGCGACGATGCGGCGCGGGACTTCATCCGCTCCCACGGGCTGACCTATCCGTCGATCTACGATCCCCCTGGCAAGACGCTGCTCGCGCTCGGTGAGCAGTACCCGACCACAGTAGTGCCGATGACCTTCGTCCTTGATCGGCAGCATCGCGTGGCCGCGGCATACCTGACGACGATCGACGAGAAGACCCTCACCGATGCCGTGGACCGCGTCGCCGGGGAGGGCTGA
- a CDS encoding multicopper oxidase family protein has protein sequence MTPVTRRTALFGGLAALSVGALAACGDKTASTPSGASRALQGPPLQATPQAGQKVVETTLTARETTVDLGGITARTWAYDDALPGKVLRANAGDFLRVTLDNKLPADTTIHWHGIRLRNEADGVPGVTQDAVRPGGRFVYEFTAPDAGTHYFHPHVGAQLDRALYAPIIIDDPNEPGAFDAEWIVVLDDWTDGIGKNPDQILADFQAKTGPLQTGMGGMGGMDHSSMPGMGSSPLGDAGDVVYPHYLINGRIPTAPTEFRAKPGQRIRLRIINAGSDTVFRVALGGHTMTVTHTDGHRVNDMQARALFVAMGERYDVTVTAGDGAFPLVAAAEGKKGQALAVLRTGSGAAPAADIRPAELDGPVLLGATELTAADSARLPDAQPDSTIKVTLNGQMDPYAWGINGKKHGEDTPLRVSKGQRLRMQITNETMMLHPMHIHGHTWGLPGSGGLRKDTVLIKPMGSVEVDLDADNPGTWALHCHNIYHMEMGMMTTLKYT, from the coding sequence ATGACACCGGTGACCAGACGAACAGCCCTCTTCGGCGGTCTCGCCGCGCTCAGCGTCGGCGCGCTCGCCGCATGTGGCGACAAGACCGCCAGCACGCCGAGTGGTGCCTCTCGTGCGCTGCAAGGACCGCCACTACAGGCCACACCCCAGGCCGGACAGAAGGTCGTTGAGACGACCCTCACCGCGCGCGAGACCACCGTAGACCTCGGCGGTATCACCGCCCGTACCTGGGCCTACGACGACGCCCTCCCCGGCAAGGTCCTGCGCGCCAACGCCGGAGACTTCCTCCGCGTCACCCTCGACAACAAGCTTCCCGCCGACACCACCATCCACTGGCATGGCATCCGCCTGCGTAACGAAGCTGACGGCGTTCCCGGCGTCACCCAGGATGCTGTGCGCCCCGGGGGGCGATTCGTCTACGAGTTCACCGCCCCGGACGCCGGCACCCACTACTTCCATCCCCACGTCGGTGCCCAACTCGACCGTGCCCTCTACGCTCCGATCATCATCGACGACCCCAATGAACCAGGCGCCTTCGACGCCGAGTGGATCGTCGTCCTCGACGACTGGACCGACGGCATCGGCAAGAACCCTGACCAGATCCTTGCCGACTTCCAAGCCAAGACCGGACCTTTGCAGACCGGAATGGGCGGGATGGGTGGCATGGACCACTCCTCGATGCCTGGCATGGGAAGCTCTCCGCTGGGCGATGCTGGCGACGTGGTCTACCCGCACTACCTCATCAACGGCCGAATCCCTACGGCGCCGACCGAGTTCCGCGCCAAGCCCGGACAACGCATCCGCCTGCGGATCATCAACGCCGGCTCCGACACCGTCTTCCGGGTCGCCCTTGGCGGTCACACGATGACCGTCACCCACACCGACGGACACAGGGTCAACGACATGCAGGCCCGCGCGCTCTTCGTCGCTATGGGGGAACGCTACGACGTGACCGTCACCGCAGGCGACGGCGCGTTTCCGCTAGTCGCCGCCGCCGAAGGTAAGAAGGGCCAGGCTCTGGCAGTCCTGCGCACAGGCTCCGGCGCCGCACCCGCCGCCGACATTCGCCCCGCGGAACTGGACGGCCCGGTCCTGCTCGGCGCCACCGAACTCACCGCCGCCGACTCCGCGCGCCTTCCTGACGCCCAGCCCGACTCCACGATCAAGGTCACTCTCAACGGCCAGATGGACCCGTACGCCTGGGGCATCAACGGCAAGAAGCACGGCGAAGACACGCCTCTGCGCGTCAGCAAGGGCCAGCGACTGCGGATGCAGATCACCAACGAAACGATGATGCTCCACCCCATGCATATCCACGGCCACACCTGGGGCCTCCCCGGCAGTGGCGGACTGCGCAAGGACACGGTGCTCATCAAGCCCATGGGCTCGGTCGAGGTCGACCTCGACGCGGACAACCCCGGAACCTGGGCCCTGCACTGCCACAACATCTATCACATGGAGATGGGCATGATGACCACCCTCAAGTACACCTGA
- a CDS encoding heavy metal translocating P-type ATPase, producing MTCASCANRIERKLNGLDGVEATVNYATEKAKVHVPEGFDAQALIDEVAKTGYSATLPRSSTPGAGGPGAGVAGEDMDPELTSLRQRLIGSAVLAVPVVAMAMAPALQFTYWQWASLTLAAPVIVWGAYPFHRAAWMNLKHGTATMDTLISMGTLTAFLWSLYALFLGTAGTPGMTHGFEFSIAPSDGAGNIYLEVGAGVTVFVLAGRYFEKRSKRQAGAALRALLELGVKDVAVLRDGAEVRIPVAELAVGDTFVVRPGEKVATDGVVTSGSSAIDASMLTGESVPVEVSVGDTVTGATVNSGGRLEVRATRVGADTQLAQMAKLVEDAQTGKAEVQRLADRISGVFVPIVIAIAFATLGAWLGAGFPVAAAFTAAVAVLVIACPCALGLATPTALLVGTGRGAQMGVLIKGPEVLESTRKVDTIVLDKTGTVTTGKMTLAEVIAEDGTDSDELLRLAGALENASEHPIAQAIAAAARDSGGELPTPEGFANVEGQGVQGVVDGHAVIVGRESFLADWALELSPRTAAAKRDAESDGKTVVAVGWDGQAKGILVVADAVKPTSAQAISELRALGLKPVLLTGDNAAVAQRIAAEVGIDEVISEVMPQDKVSVVKRLQDQGKVVAMVGDGVNDAPALAQADLGLAMGTGTDVAIEASDITLVRGDLRSAVDAIRLSRKTLSTIKTNLFWAFAYNTAAIPVAAAGMLNPMLAGAAMAFSSVFVVGNSLRLRGFTSVAN from the coding sequence ATGACGTGCGCCTCGTGCGCGAACCGGATCGAGCGCAAACTCAACGGGCTCGATGGGGTCGAGGCCACGGTGAACTACGCCACGGAGAAGGCGAAGGTGCACGTCCCCGAGGGTTTCGATGCGCAGGCGCTGATCGACGAGGTGGCAAAGACCGGCTACTCGGCGACTCTCCCGCGGTCCTCGACGCCGGGGGCTGGAGGACCTGGTGCTGGGGTTGCCGGCGAGGACATGGACCCGGAGCTGACGTCCCTGAGGCAGCGGCTGATCGGCTCGGCTGTGCTGGCGGTGCCGGTAGTCGCGATGGCGATGGCACCGGCCCTACAGTTCACCTATTGGCAGTGGGCATCGCTCACGCTCGCTGCGCCAGTGATCGTCTGGGGTGCCTATCCGTTCCATCGGGCGGCGTGGATGAACCTCAAACACGGAACCGCCACCATGGACACCCTCATCTCGATGGGCACCCTAACAGCGTTCCTGTGGTCGCTGTACGCGTTGTTCCTCGGCACCGCCGGCACCCCCGGGATGACACACGGGTTCGAGTTCTCGATCGCTCCGTCGGACGGAGCAGGCAACATCTACCTCGAGGTCGGCGCAGGGGTCACGGTGTTCGTGCTCGCCGGCCGCTACTTCGAGAAGAGGTCCAAGCGGCAGGCCGGAGCAGCATTGCGCGCGCTCCTCGAGCTCGGCGTCAAGGACGTGGCAGTGCTGCGTGACGGCGCGGAGGTTCGGATCCCGGTCGCCGAGCTGGCCGTCGGCGACACCTTCGTGGTCCGACCGGGGGAGAAGGTCGCCACCGACGGGGTGGTCACGTCCGGATCCTCGGCCATCGATGCGTCGATGCTGACCGGCGAGTCCGTCCCGGTCGAGGTCTCCGTTGGGGACACGGTGACCGGAGCGACGGTCAATTCCGGAGGACGGCTTGAGGTGCGCGCCACCCGGGTCGGAGCGGATACGCAGCTCGCGCAGATGGCCAAGCTCGTCGAGGACGCGCAGACGGGGAAGGCCGAGGTGCAACGGCTCGCGGACCGGATCTCGGGTGTGTTCGTGCCGATCGTCATCGCGATCGCGTTCGCCACCCTCGGCGCGTGGCTCGGTGCTGGCTTCCCCGTCGCGGCCGCGTTCACTGCCGCGGTCGCCGTGCTCGTGATCGCCTGCCCGTGTGCACTTGGACTGGCCACGCCGACAGCGCTTCTCGTGGGAACGGGTCGTGGAGCCCAGATGGGTGTACTGATCAAGGGCCCGGAAGTGCTCGAGTCCACCCGCAAAGTCGACACCATCGTGCTCGACAAGACCGGAACGGTCACGACCGGCAAGATGACGCTGGCCGAGGTGATTGCAGAGGACGGCACCGACTCTGACGAACTGCTACGGCTAGCCGGTGCATTGGAGAACGCCTCCGAGCATCCGATCGCCCAGGCCATTGCCGCCGCGGCTCGCGACAGTGGCGGAGAACTGCCCACACCGGAAGGTTTCGCCAACGTCGAAGGACAAGGGGTGCAGGGCGTGGTCGACGGGCATGCCGTGATCGTGGGCCGCGAGAGTTTCCTGGCTGACTGGGCACTCGAACTGTCCCCTCGGACGGCGGCCGCGAAACGGGACGCCGAATCGGACGGTAAGACCGTCGTGGCGGTTGGCTGGGACGGTCAGGCGAAGGGCATCCTCGTTGTCGCCGACGCGGTCAAGCCGACCAGCGCCCAGGCCATCAGCGAACTGCGGGCCCTGGGCCTGAAGCCGGTGCTGCTCACCGGTGACAACGCCGCCGTCGCACAACGAATCGCGGCTGAAGTCGGCATCGACGAGGTCATCTCCGAGGTGATGCCGCAGGACAAGGTGTCGGTGGTCAAGCGCCTGCAGGATCAGGGCAAGGTCGTCGCCATGGTCGGCGACGGCGTCAACGACGCACCTGCGCTGGCCCAGGCCGACCTGGGCCTGGCAATGGGAACCGGCACCGACGTCGCGATCGAAGCCTCTGACATCACGCTGGTGCGCGGCGACCTGCGCAGCGCCGTTGACGCGATCAGGCTCTCTCGCAAAACGCTGAGCACGATCAAGACGAACCTGTTCTGGGCATTCGCCTACAACACCGCTGCGATACCGGTCGCTGCGGCGGGCATGCTCAACCCGATGCTGGCCGGGGCCGCGATGGCCTTCTCCAGCGTCTTCGTCGTCGGCAACAGCCTGCGGCTGCGTGGCTTCACCAGCGTCGCCAACTAA
- a CDS encoding response regulator transcription factor has protein sequence MDAIVAEPKPTAVTEPRPKLGLRAMVVEDEPDLAEVIADYLQRSGFDVEITGDGAAAVAAAHRTPPDVVVLDLGLPSLDGVEVCRQLRTFSDAYVVMVTARADEVDTLVGLSVGADDYLTKPFSPRELIARIEAMLRRPRAGTVNGPAMPQGAERRIGDLLIDPNGREVSVAGRPAALTRTEFDLLDVLSRRPGMVFSRDQLLAELWGPTWVGDAHVVDVHIASLRRKLGDTTTERRYIRTIRGIGYRMGDGRSKQ, from the coding sequence ATGGATGCGATTGTTGCCGAGCCCAAGCCGACGGCGGTGACCGAACCGCGGCCGAAGCTGGGCCTGCGCGCGATGGTTGTCGAGGACGAGCCGGACCTCGCCGAGGTCATCGCCGACTACCTTCAGCGCAGTGGTTTCGATGTCGAGATCACCGGCGATGGAGCGGCCGCAGTCGCCGCCGCGCACCGAACTCCACCGGATGTCGTCGTCCTCGACCTCGGGCTGCCCTCGCTCGACGGTGTCGAAGTGTGCCGGCAACTGCGCACCTTCTCGGACGCCTACGTTGTCATGGTCACCGCCCGCGCCGACGAAGTCGACACTCTGGTCGGCCTGTCCGTCGGGGCGGACGACTATCTGACCAAACCGTTCAGCCCGCGGGAGCTGATCGCCCGAATCGAAGCAATGCTGCGCCGCCCCCGCGCCGGAACCGTCAACGGGCCCGCCATGCCCCAGGGCGCGGAGCGCCGCATCGGGGATCTGCTAATCGACCCGAACGGTCGGGAGGTGAGCGTCGCCGGTAGACCCGCGGCTCTCACCCGCACCGAGTTCGACCTTCTCGACGTCCTCTCCCGCCGCCCGGGCATGGTGTTCAGCCGCGACCAACTGCTCGCCGAACTCTGGGGACCGACCTGGGTCGGCGATGCACACGTCGTCGACGTCCACATCGCCAGCCTGCGTCGCAAGCTCGGCGACACCACCACCGAGCGGCGTTACATCCGCACCATCCGCGGCATCGGTTACCGAATGGGTGACGGCCGGTCGAAGCAATGA
- a CDS encoding PLP-dependent cysteine synthase family protein, translating into MPARSLLDIGPVSERPAALVGNTPVMRIAEPFAPAGHGFWAKLEGFNPGGMKDRPALHMIERAKARGDLTTGARIVESTSGTLGLGLALAGIVHDHPVTLVTDPGLEPILTQMLAAYGAEVDLVTEPHPAGGWQQARRDRVCEHLAADPTAWCPDQYTNPDNVSAYQPLALELLTQLGHIDVLVCSVGTGGHSAGVSRTLRQFLPDLQLVGVDTIGSTIFGQPAHKRLMRGLGSSIYPENVDYSAFSEVHWVAPEESVWACRTLASTHYATGGWSVGAVAQVAGWIAGTRSPDTVVAAIFPDGPQRYYGTVYSDAYCHANNIDPTLAPPLAPITIADPARTVVTRWSRTTNVRNPLTVV; encoded by the coding sequence TTGCCCGCCCGGTCGCTCCTCGACATCGGACCTGTCTCGGAGCGCCCGGCGGCCCTGGTCGGCAACACTCCGGTGATGCGGATCGCCGAACCGTTCGCGCCGGCCGGGCACGGGTTCTGGGCCAAACTCGAGGGGTTCAATCCCGGCGGCATGAAGGACCGCCCTGCCCTGCACATGATCGAACGGGCCAAGGCACGGGGGGATCTCACGACGGGCGCACGGATCGTGGAGTCGACCAGCGGCACGCTCGGGCTCGGCCTGGCGCTCGCGGGCATCGTGCACGATCATCCGGTGACGCTGGTGACCGACCCGGGGCTGGAGCCGATCCTGACGCAGATGCTCGCCGCCTACGGCGCCGAGGTCGACCTGGTGACGGAACCTCATCCGGCGGGCGGATGGCAGCAAGCCCGACGCGACCGGGTCTGTGAGCACCTGGCTGCGGACCCGACCGCGTGGTGCCCGGACCAGTACACCAACCCGGACAACGTCAGCGCCTATCAGCCGCTGGCCCTCGAGCTGCTGACCCAGCTCGGGCACATCGATGTGCTCGTCTGCTCGGTCGGCACCGGCGGACACTCGGCCGGGGTCAGCCGCACCCTGCGGCAGTTCCTGCCGGACCTGCAACTCGTCGGAGTCGACACCATCGGATCGACGATCTTCGGCCAGCCCGCGCACAAGCGACTCATGCGTGGCCTTGGCTCGAGCATCTATCCGGAGAACGTCGACTACTCGGCGTTCTCGGAAGTGCACTGGGTCGCGCCCGAGGAGTCGGTGTGGGCGTGCCGGACCTTGGCATCGACGCACTACGCGACCGGCGGCTGGAGCGTCGGTGCGGTAGCCCAGGTCGCCGGGTGGATCGCCGGCACCCGCTCGCCGGACACGGTCGTTGCTGCGATCTTCCCCGACGGCCCCCAGCGCTACTACGGAACCGTCTACAGCGACGCCTACTGCCACGCCAACAACATCGACCCGACGCTCGCACCACCGTTGGCGCCGATCACCATCGCCGACCCAGCCAGGACCGTGGTCACCCGCTGGTCCCGCACCACCAACGTCCGCAACCCGCTGACCGTCGTATGA
- a CDS encoding sensor histidine kinase has protein sequence MSAPRSDARRTRRPRSGFTTRLFIAQTIVIAAGAGASALVAWTVAPHLFHTHMAHAGLPTTSPQAKHVEEAFASSLVVSVSVALLSSVVLALVVSWLITRRVRRSIGAVVTSTANIAAGNHAIRVPPSRLGREFSDLTRSVNRLAEQIDTTEEIRQQMLSDLAHELRTPITTITAQIEAAEDGIRTPGAQMYGVIRSATGRLKRLADDIDAVSRAGERQLRVEAEPTAVNDITTAAVREAQPGYDAVGIHLGLGPTTTDLVDADRARIGQTLANLLSNARRHTPPGGSVTVSSRRRDHNLIDIIVEDTGEGIASEHLPHIFDRFYRTDTSRSRDAGGSGIGLTIARALAEAHDGSLTATSRGPGQGAQFTLTLPVYKRRNTKREHPPPEPGTASSPLPRPPLQRTPQRIPARKTNR, from the coding sequence ATGAGCGCGCCCCGATCCGACGCACGGCGCACCCGTCGCCCACGTTCGGGGTTCACCACCAGGCTGTTCATCGCCCAGACCATCGTCATCGCCGCTGGCGCTGGGGCCTCCGCGCTGGTGGCGTGGACTGTCGCACCGCACCTGTTCCACACCCACATGGCCCACGCCGGCCTGCCGACCACCTCACCCCAAGCCAAACACGTCGAGGAGGCGTTCGCCTCCTCACTGGTGGTATCCGTCTCGGTCGCCCTGTTGAGCTCCGTGGTCCTCGCACTGGTCGTCAGCTGGCTGATCACCCGCCGCGTCCGACGCTCCATCGGCGCCGTGGTGACCTCGACGGCGAACATCGCCGCCGGCAACCACGCCATTCGCGTCCCGCCCAGCCGCCTGGGCCGCGAATTCAGCGACCTGACCCGCAGCGTCAACCGACTCGCCGAGCAAATCGATACCACCGAAGAGATCCGCCAGCAGATGCTCTCCGACCTCGCCCATGAACTCCGGACGCCGATCACCACCATCACCGCCCAAATCGAAGCCGCCGAGGACGGCATCCGCACGCCGGGCGCGCAAATGTACGGCGTCATCCGCAGCGCCACCGGCCGCCTCAAGCGACTCGCTGACGACATCGACGCCGTCTCCCGCGCCGGCGAACGACAACTACGCGTCGAAGCAGAGCCGACCGCGGTCAACGACATCACCACCGCCGCGGTCCGAGAAGCGCAACCCGGCTACGACGCCGTAGGTATCCACCTCGGCCTCGGACCCACCACCACCGACCTCGTCGACGCCGACCGTGCCCGCATCGGCCAGACCCTCGCGAACCTGCTCAGCAACGCACGCCGACACACCCCACCGGGAGGCAGCGTCACGGTCAGCAGCCGCCGCCGCGACCACAACCTCATCGACATCATCGTCGAGGACACAGGCGAAGGCATCGCCAGCGAACACCTCCCACACATCTTCGACCGCTTCTACCGCACCGACACCTCTCGCAGCCGCGACGCCGGCGGCAGCGGTATCGGCCTGACTATCGCCCGCGCGCTCGCCGAGGCCCACGACGGATCCCTCACCGCCACCAGCCGCGGCCCCGGACAAGGCGCCCAGTTCACCCTGACCCTGCCGGTCTACAAACGCCGCAACACCAAGCGAGAACACCCACCACCGGAACCCGGTACAGCCTCGAGCCCACTACCCCGACCGCCCCTTCAACGAACCCCACAGAGAATCCCTGCCAGAAAGACGAACCGATGA
- a CDS encoding MFS transporter encodes MATFRTFDRPSQVLMVNQFTINLGFYMLMPYLAGYLAGPVGLAGWAIGLVLGIRNFSQQGMFLIGGTLADRLGFKPLIVAGCLLRTIGFVLLATVESLPALLIASVATGFAGALFNPAVRAYLAADAGDRRIEAFAIFNIFYQGGILIGPLVGVALMAFDFQVTSAVAAGVFGVLTVAQILALPRDRRDRRATAEPRPSVLADWRTVASNRRFVLFSCAMIGSYVLSFQVYLALPLHAASITSSEQASTYLVAAVFVVTGVIAVAGQLRITAWFRSRFGPTRSLSLGMALMTVAFVPLLAVPTATLTGQVAAIAALLLAAAGLAIATATVFPFEMDTVVSLSGNRLVATHYGLYNTVVGVGILAGNLGTGALMSLGDRLGFPALIWLVLIIVGSGAALALRALHRAGALSVPDPAAREADVAAAAGMHRR; translated from the coding sequence ATCGCCACGTTCCGGACCTTCGACCGGCCCAGCCAGGTGTTGATGGTCAACCAATTCACCATCAACCTGGGCTTCTACATGCTCATGCCCTACCTAGCCGGATACCTCGCTGGCCCCGTCGGGCTCGCCGGCTGGGCGATCGGGTTGGTGCTGGGAATTCGGAACTTCTCCCAGCAAGGGATGTTCCTCATCGGCGGCACCCTCGCCGACCGACTCGGCTTCAAGCCGCTCATCGTCGCCGGGTGCCTACTGCGGACCATCGGGTTCGTACTGCTGGCGACGGTCGAATCGCTGCCTGCACTGCTAATCGCATCCGTAGCTACCGGATTCGCCGGGGCACTGTTCAACCCCGCGGTGCGCGCGTACCTGGCCGCTGACGCCGGAGACCGGCGCATCGAAGCCTTCGCGATCTTCAACATCTTCTACCAGGGCGGCATCCTGATCGGCCCGCTGGTCGGGGTAGCGTTGATGGCCTTCGACTTCCAGGTGACATCGGCGGTCGCCGCTGGGGTCTTCGGCGTGCTGACCGTCGCGCAGATCCTGGCTCTGCCACGCGATCGGCGCGACCGCAGAGCCACAGCCGAGCCGCGGCCGTCGGTGCTTGCCGACTGGCGGACCGTGGCCAGCAACCGGCGGTTCGTGCTGTTCTCGTGCGCGATGATCGGCTCCTACGTGCTCTCTTTCCAGGTCTATCTAGCGCTGCCACTGCACGCGGCGTCGATCACCAGCAGCGAGCAAGCGTCGACCTACCTTGTGGCGGCCGTATTCGTGGTAACCGGTGTGATCGCCGTGGCCGGGCAGCTGCGGATCACCGCTTGGTTCCGGAGCCGGTTCGGGCCCACCCGCAGCCTCAGCCTCGGGATGGCGCTCATGACGGTGGCGTTCGTGCCGCTACTAGCAGTGCCGACCGCAACGCTGACCGGGCAGGTCGCCGCCATCGCGGCGCTGTTGCTGGCGGCAGCGGGCCTGGCGATAGCCACGGCGACCGTCTTCCCATTCGAGATGGACACGGTCGTCAGCCTCTCCGGCAATCGACTCGTCGCTACCCACTACGGGCTCTACAACACGGTGGTCGGCGTGGGGATCCTGGCCGGCAACCTCGGCACCGGGGCGCTCATGTCATTGGGGGACCGGCTCGGGTTCCCGGCGCTGATCTGGCTGGTGCTCATCATCGTCGGTTCCGGCGCGGCACTCGCGTTGCGGGCGCTCCATCGAGCCGGCGCACTGAGTGTGCCCGATCCCGCGGCCCGCGAAGCGGACGTGGCCGCTGCGGCGGGAATGCATCGTCGGTGA
- a CDS encoding heavy-metal-associated domain-containing protein, whose amino-acid sequence MTTSEYQVTGMTCGHCEMSIREEVSLIPGVESIEVSAQTGRLRVTGAQQVTDERVLAAVEEAGYSAVRNP is encoded by the coding sequence ATGACGACCAGCGAATACCAGGTGACAGGCATGACCTGCGGCCACTGCGAAATGTCCATCCGTGAGGAGGTCAGCCTTATCCCCGGTGTCGAGTCCATCGAGGTCAGCGCGCAGACGGGTCGGCTGCGTGTCACGGGAGCGCAGCAGGTGACCGACGAGCGGGTTCTCGCCGCGGTGGAAGAGGCTGGCTACTCGGCAGTGCGCAATCCATGA